The Saccharopolyspora gloriosae genome has a segment encoding these proteins:
- a CDS encoding riboflavin synthase, whose amino-acid sequence MFTGIVEELGTVVSVEDTGDGVRLTVDGPLVTSDAKHGDSISVNGVCLTVVESGGGRFTVDVVQETVRRSAIKNIGAGDRVNLERAMALGDRLGGHIVQGHVDGTAVLRDSGDDLTRFELPAELSHYLVEKGSITVDGISLTVVDAGSTEFSVALIPTTRELTTLGVRQPGEEVNIEVDVLAKHLERLAAAQLDQFRVGRSGA is encoded by the coding sequence GGATCGTCGAGGAACTCGGCACGGTCGTGTCCGTCGAGGACACCGGCGACGGGGTACGGCTGACCGTGGACGGTCCGCTGGTGACCTCCGATGCGAAGCACGGCGACTCGATCTCGGTCAACGGCGTGTGCCTCACCGTGGTGGAGTCCGGCGGCGGCCGGTTCACCGTGGACGTCGTGCAGGAGACGGTGCGCCGCTCCGCGATCAAGAACATCGGCGCCGGAGATCGGGTGAACCTGGAGCGCGCGATGGCGCTCGGTGACCGGCTCGGCGGGCACATCGTGCAGGGGCACGTGGACGGCACCGCGGTGCTGCGCGACTCCGGCGACGACCTCACCCGCTTCGAGCTGCCAGCGGAGCTGTCGCACTACCTGGTGGAGAAGGGCTCGATCACGGTCGACGGAATCTCGCTGACCGTGGTGGACGCGGGATCCACCGAGTTCAGCGTCGCGCTGATTCCCACCACTCGGGAACTCACCACTTTGGGGGTGCGCCAACCGGGTGAAGAGGTCAACATCGAGGTGGACGTGCTGGCCAAGCACCTGGAACGACTCGCCGCCGCGCAGCTGGATCAGTTCCGCGTCGGGCGATCCGGGGCGTGA